ATCGACACCGCCACCGCCGGGATCAGCGGCAGGGGCGATTCCATCCAGCGCCAGACCAGCCCGATGGAGACGATCGACAGCGCGATATAGGTGAGCACCGGCGGATAGGTGAAGAAGGCCCTCACCAGTTCCGGCAGCGTCATCCGGTCGAGATTATGGGTGCGATTCCAAAGGCTCATAGCCGCCTAAATCCTTGTCCGCCAATAATCTAGAGGGGGTGCCCCGCCGCGGCAACCCCTGGGGACGGCATCGTCCCTGAAGGCCCGCCGATTGCGACCTTAGGCCGCGTGGGGAGGGCGGGAGAGAGGGCCGGAACGCTCAATATCCCTCGATTTTGATCAGGGCCGTGATGCCGATCGCGGCAAATAGGATCACGGAACTCCAGGCGGCCAGCAGCGGCGGCAGCATCCCCGACTCGCCCAGCGATTGGAGGATGCCGTCGGCGATGAAATAGAGGAAACCCATCCCGACCCCGACCATGAAGCCCAACCCGGCGCCACTCTGCCGGCGCAGCGACTGCGCCACGGGGGCCGCCAGCAGCAGCATGATCAGCGTCATGATCGGCAAGGCGAGGCGCTTGTTGAACCAGGTCTCGTAATAATAGACCGGCCGGCTGCCGACATTCTCGTTGGCGGCGAAGTTGTGCAGCTCGCGCAGGCTCAGGCTCGCGGGCGTCGCCGCCAGGTCGGAGAAATGCTGCGGGCTGAGATTGGTCTGCCACCGCCACTGGTCCTGCCGGACGATCTCGGTCGCCCCGCTGCCGCCGATCACGGTGCGCTCGACCTGAAAGAGGTCCCAGCCGCCATCGCGGAACTCGGCGCGGCCGGCGACGATGCGCTCCTGGAACTGGCTGGCGGAATCGCGCTCGAAGATGGTGATGCCGCTCAGGCTCCGGCCGCGATCCAGCACCACCACAACCCGCACCAGCGTGTAGCCGTCGCGCGCCCAGACGGCGCTGGGCGTGTCCTTGTCGTTGTCGGCGCTGAAGTCGACCGCCTCCGCGTTCCAATCCTCCATCGCGCGCGCTGCGACCGGCGCGATCTGGTCGGCGACCAGGAAATGCAGGCCGGCGATCAGGAATGCGGCGGGGAGGAAGCAGGCGAGGATGCGCCAATAGGAAAGGCCGGCCGCCTTCATCGCCATGACCTCGGCCGACTGCGCCAGGCGCGACAGCACCAGGAGGGCCGCGATCAGCACGGAGAAGGGGAACAGGAAGGCCGCCAGATCGGGCAGCCGCAGCCAGACATAATGCAGGATGCTGCCCAGGCTGAGGCCATGGCGCGCGAACAGCTTGCTGGTGTTGTTCAGCAGATCGAGCAGCTGCAGCAGGGCCGTGAACCCGAACAGCATCAGCGCGAACTGCATCAGCAACATGCGCGACACATAGCCGACGAGCGTGCGCATCAGGCCGGCGCCTTTCTGCGGCGACCGATCTGCCGAACGTTGTCGAACAGGCTCTCGATCCGGGCGAGAACGGTTTCGACGAAGTTATGGCCCGGCGACACGTTCGCTTCCCAGAACGCCCAGCTGCTGAACCCGGCATAGACGAAGAAGGGGAGCCAGAGGCTGATCCAGGGCGATAGTCGGCCGTTGGCGGAGACGTCGTGCCCGAACTGCAGCAGGTAATAGAAGATCACGATCAGCACGATGCCGACCGCGATGCCGGTTCCTCGTCGCGTTCGTCGGGTCGAGGAGCCGAGCGGGAAGGCCAACAGCGGCAGGAAGAGATAGGTGGCGATCCGCACCAGCCGTTCATGCAGCTCGGCATGGACCGCGTAATACATCGGGTCGGTCTTGGGCAGGGTCCAGACATTGTGCCAAAGTTCCGGCAGCGTCTGCTCGCGCTCGGAGGCGCCTCTTATTCGATAGGGTTCCGGCGCCAGCGCGATGTCGAGCGGCAGCTCGAACCGGGCGAAGGTCAGGGCGTTGATCTTCTTGTTGGGCCCGTCGGTATCGATGCGGGCGCCCTGTTCCAGCTTCAGCACCAGCTGGTCGTCGGTCTGGGAGCGGACCACATAGCCGGTCTGGGCGGTGGTCGTGACCGAACCGCCCGTGCTCTTGTCCTGATAGACGAAGATGCCGGTCAGCCGTCGCCCGCCCTCGGAGATATCGTCGACCAGGATGGTCGAATTGCCGAAGCCGCTGAAGAAGGCGCCCTTCTCCAGGGCCGAGTACCAGGCGGTCTCGGTGACGAGATAGATGAGGGCGCGATAGCCGTAGCGCGTATAGGGCTGGAGAAATCCGACGATGATGGTGCCGAAGATGACGAGCAGGACCGCGAACATCATCAAAGGCGCGATCATGCGATGGAGCGGCACGCCGCTCGCATGCATCGCGTCGAGCTCGCTCTCGCTGCTGAGGCGGGAAACCGCCAGAAGCACGCCGATGAAGAAGGCCGCCGGCAAGGCGATCCCCAGATAATGCGGAATCAGATTGGCCAGCATGCGCAGGATCAGCGACAGCGGACCGCCCTTGTTCACCACCAGATCCAGCAACCGGACCGTCTGTTCCATCAGCAAGGCGACCAGCGCGATGGAGACCGTGGCGATCAGGGGCCACAGGGTCTTTGCCAGGATGTAACGGTCGAGCAATTTCATCGATGATCTTGCAGGTGGGGCGCCATGTGAAATGCCGGTCTCAAGGCCGGCAAGGGGCCAGGCGCTCTTCAATGAGTCGTGCAGTCGGTGAAGCGGCTCAGAAGGCAATAGGGGGCGATCCGCCAGTCATCGCTCCGTCAGCCCACCGCCGAGTCTCGCTCTGGGCCGCGCCGTCCGATCGTTTCGTTCTCGCTCTCCCAGGTCGATGAACGGCAGAAATCTCTCGATTCCCCAACGCCATAGGGGCGGCCGGCGAATGCCTCCGCCCCGGCGGCGGCACAGCATAGGCGGCTCTGGCGATCGGTTAAAGCCGGGAGATGGCGGCCGGCGAGGGGCAGGGTGGCGTCAGGAAAGCTGGCCGGCCAGGCGGAAACGGCCCGTGATCTCCAGGCCGGCGCCCTTCTGCGGCAACGCCCGGGTCTCGATCTCGATGTCCCATCCCGAACCCGCGCGCGTCACGCGATAGAGGTGATAGCCGCCGGCGGGCTTGCCGCCGTGAGGCATCGCCGAGGCGGAGGGCACGCCCAGCACCGGGATGCGTCCCTGCGGGCCGGCGAGGTGATCCAGGTGGGCGCGATGGGTATGGCCATGCAGAACCAGCTCGGCGCCCTTCTGCGCCAGCAGGCCGCGAAACGCCGCCGCGTCGATCAGCGCCTTCCGGTCGTGGGTCGCCCGGGCCTGCGGGGGATGATGGATCAGCACCACGCGAAACAGCCCCTCGGCCTCGAGCGCCGGCAGCATCGCCGCCAGCCGGGCCAGCTGCTCGGGGCCGAGATGGCCGGCCGCGCTGTTATAGGGCATGGGCTCCGCGGAGGAGAGGCCGATCAGGGCGAGGGGGCCGCGCCGGCGCAAATAAGGAAACCGCTCCGCCTCCCCGGTTTGAACGTCGCCCGTCATGTAGGCGTCCCAGAGCGCCAGATGCTTCGACCAGGGCAGTTCGACATAACGGTCATGATTGCCGGGAATGACGCTGACGCGGTCCGGCGGGCCGATCCGCTGCAGCCAGGCGGCGGCATTCTCGAATTCCCGCGGCAGGGAGATGTTGGTGATGTCGCCGGTGACGGCGACATGATCGGCGCGGCTCTGCGCCAGATCGGCGACGACGCGATCGAGCACCGCCCGGCGGTGAATGAAGCGCCGGCGCAACTGCCAGGACAGAAACCCGAGGACGCGCTTGGAGAGCAGCGCGCCCGGCGCCGGCATCGGCCACTCGGAAAGATGCGGATCGGACAGATGCGCCAGGGTGAACATGCGCCCCTTCTGTCCCGGAACGGGAGTCAGGTCAAGCCGGGCGGGCTGGCGGCGATGCGGTCAGCCGGCGGCGCGCAGATCGGCCGCGCCGATGACGCCGAATTCGCGGCCGATCGCGGCCGTGACCGCGACCACCTTGTCGAGCTGGGCCCGCGTGTGCGCGGCGCAGACGCTGCAGCGCAGGAGCGCGGTACCTTGCGGCGTCGCCGGCGGCAGCGCCAGATTCACATAGATGCCCCGATCGAGCAGCGCGCGCCAGAAACCGACCGCGAGGTCGGGGCTCGGCAGCTTGATCGCCACCACCGGCCCCATCTGGGGCCCGAGCGAGAAGCCATGCCGCGCGAAGCCGTTATAAAGCGTGGCGACATTTTCCCAGAGCTGCGTGCGCAGCTCCGGCCGCTTGCGGATCTGCCGCAGCGCCTCGGTCGCCGACGCGACCACGGAAGGCGGCAGCGAGGCGGTGAACATGTAGGGGCGGCAGACGATGCGCAGCAGATCGAACTGCGGATGATCCGACACGCAGAAGCCGCCGACCGCGCCGAGGCTCTTGCTGAAGGTGCCGACGATGAAATCCATGTCGGCCTCGACGCCCTGTTCCTCAGCGAGCCCGCGGCCCGTCGCGCCCAGCACGCCCATCGAGTGGGCCTCGTCGAGCACCATCCAGGCGCCATGCTTGCGCTTGACCTCGGCCATCTCCTTGAGCGGGGCCTGGTCGCCCAGCATGCTGTAGATGCCTTCGGTGACGACCACCTTGTTGCCGGGTTCGTCGGCCAGGCGCCGCAGCCGCTTGTCGAGATCCTCGGCGTCGTTGTGCTTGAAGCGCACGACCGTGGCCGTGCCCAGGCGGCAGGCGTCGTAGATCGAGGCGTGGCTGTCGGCATCGATCAGCAGGAAGTCTTGCGGGCCGGCCAGGGTCGAGATGATGCCCAGATTGGCCTGGTAGCCGGTGGTGAACACCATGCAATGCCGGCGGCCGTAGAAATCGGCCAACTCGGTCTCGAGGTCGCGATGGGGCGCGTAGGAGCCGTTGGCGATCCGCGAGCCGGTCGTGCCGGTGCCGTAAGCGTCCAGCGCCTTGTGGGCGGCCTCGACGCAAGCCGGATCGAAGGTCAGGCCGAGATAATTGTTGGTGCCGACCAGGATGGTGGGGCGATTGCCGATGACGGCTTCGGTCGCCGAAAGCATCCGGTCCATGCGGACGCCGAACGGATCGTCGACCCGGGCTTTGACGTCGGTGTGCGCTTGCTCAATGCTGGCGAAACGATCGAATAGACCCATTTCGGGGGGATCTCCGTCGGCGGTTTAACGACGACGGATGGCCTCGGCGAGGTCGCCGACGGTCCGGATCTCCGCCACCAGATTGAGCGGGATCGTCACGTCGAACTTCTCCTCCAGCTCCATCATGAGGTCCATGACAGCGAGGGAATCGAGCTTCAAGTCCTGGGAGATGTCGGTCTCCCGGTTAATGACATTGTCCGCCTTACGGAACGGCTCCAACAGGTTAACCACCTGTTCGAACACCGCCACGTCTTCGCGTTCCATCAAGCCCATGGCTCTGCGCCTCTTATGCTGTGTTCGCTCTATGGCGGATTAACGTTGGAAAGCCCCAATCGCGCCGGGACCGTGCCCCAATTCGGTTAATATCTCTCGCTGACGGGCATGATTCTGTGAAATAACAAATTGTTGCGCATTGTTACAGCCAGCCTTCCTGCCGGTACCAGCGCACGGTCTCCGCGAAGCCCGGACCAATGGCCCATTGCGGTTGCCACTCCGTTCCTGCGTCCGCCGGCGGCCCGTGATGGCACAGCCAGTCCGCATGCAACACCTCAGGCAGCTTATGGGGCACCAGCATCTGGGGCTTTCCGGTCCAAGCGGCCTTCAGCGCGTTGCCTCTGGCCATGACGGTCAGGAAGGCCTTCGGGATGGTCAGGGCTCTTGCATGCGTTCCCAGGGCGCGGGCGGCAGCGGCTGTGAGGTCGTTCCAGCTGTGCCCTTCGGTCGCACCGTCGTCCAGCTCCCAGGTCTGGCCTCGTGCCACCGCCGAGCCGGCGGACGCTGCGGCAAATCGACCGAGATCCTCCACATGGATCAAAGATAGGCGTCGGATCGCCCCGGGCGGTCGCGGCGCGATACCCCGCTTCACTGTCTTGAAGAAGGGGAGGAACTCCCGATCGCCGGGTCCATAGACCGCGGTTGGCCGGAGAATGGTCCAGGGCATGGGCCCGGCCACGGCCTTGAGCAAGTCCTCCGCGGCGCGCTTGCTGGCGCAATAGGGCGACAGTGCCGGCTCGCGGGCGGCGAGCGACGACATCAGGACGAAATGGGGCGGTGTGGGTTGCCGCGCGGCGATCCCGGCGAGGCGGCCGGTCGGTTCGGCATTGCCGCGCATGAAGCCCTCGCGGTCATGCGCTTTCACCACGCCCGCGATATGCAGCACCGCATCGGCCCCGGTCACCAGCTGGTTCAGCGCAATATTGTCCGCGAGATCGCCGATGACGACTTCCGGTGTCTGGTTCGGCAGGATCAGGCGCGGCGGCTGGCGGCGGATCAGCAGGCGCAAGCGCCAGCCCCTCCGGTCCAGCTCGGAAACCACGGCGCCGCCGACAAAGCCGCTGGCCCCGGTGACGGCGGCAAGCCGGCCCATCGGCAGCTGGGTCAGCGGGACGGAGCGGCGTCGGCACCGCCCTCCTGGAAATGGCCGGCGAGATAGGCGGCCTTGGCGCGTGCCCGCGCGATCTTGCCCGACGAGGTGTGGGGGATGTCGCGCGGTCCGACCAGCGCGATCCGGGCCTCGATACCATGGGCCCGCTGCAGCAGGCTCTGCGCGCCCTGCCGCAGGGTTTCGCGCTCGGCGGCGTCGGTCTGACGCGAGACCACCAGCATCACCACCTGCTCCTGGCCCTCGGGTCCCTCGATCGAGAAGGCGCAGGCATCGTTGCGCTTGAGATCGAGGCTCTCCTCGACGCTCCATTCCAGATCCTGCGGCCAGATGTTCCGGCCGGCGATGATGATGAGATCCTTGGCGCGGCCGGTGATGACCAGCGCGCCGTCGAGGCTGTAGCCGAGATCGCCGGTATCGAGCCAGCCATCGGCGGAGAGCACGCGTGCCGTTTCCTCGGGCTGGCCGTAATAGCCGGCCATCAGGCTGGGGCCCTTGACGAAGAGACGGCCGATCATGCGGTCGGGCAGGACTTCGCCGTCCTCGCCGCGAATCTCGGCGACATGGCCCGTCAGAGGCCGGCCGCAGAGCACGAAGCGCCGGCTGTCATCGGAGCGCGGATCGGCCGGAACGGCACGGCCTTCCTCGGCCAGGCGGCCGCGATCGACCGCGTCGGTCAGCATGCCCTGATTGCGCGGCGAGAAGCTGATTGCCAGCACGGCCTCGGCCATGCCGTAGCTCGGCAGGAAGGCCTTGGGATCGAAGCGGCAGCTGGCGAAGGCGGCGCCGAAGCGTTCCAGCACATGCGGCTGGATCATGTCGCCGCCGATGCCGGCAATGCGCCAGCAGGAGAGATCGAGATCGGGCGTCGCGAGCCGGCCTTCGCTGACGCGCCGGCTGCAGAGATCGTAGCCGAAGGTGGGGCTGTAGGAGAGCGTGGCGCGGTTCTGCGAGATCAGGGTCGGCCACATCAGCGGGCGGCGGGCGAAGTCGCGCGTCGCCAGATAGTCCACAGTCACCTGCGACAGCAGCGGGGACAGCATGAAGCCGACCAGCCCCATATCGTGATAGAGCGGCAGCCAGGAGACAGCCCGATCGCCCGGAACGAGGCCGAGCCCGTCGATCGCGATCGCATGGGCGTTCGCCATCAGCGCGCGTTGCGGCACGTCGATGCCCTTGGGAAAGCGCGTGCTGCCGGACGAAAACTGGAGGTAGCAGGATTCGTCGGCTGCGAACGGGCGGAGCTCGGCGCCGTCGTCCGGCAAGGCCAGGAACTCGGCGGCGCTGCCGACGACCGTGGCGCTGGTGCCGGCTGCGGCTTCCTTCAGATAGTCGAGCAGCTCCGCCGGCGCCATGGCCGCCGCCGCGCCGCAGCTTTGAATCTGCCGGCGCAAGGTCGCGATATAGCTGTCGCGCCCGCCCAGGCCTGTCGGCAGGGCGACCGGCACCGGCAGGAGCCCGGCATATTGGCAGGCGGCGAACAGCACCATGAAGTCGGGCACCGTGTCGGCGATCAGCACCATGCGAGCGCCGCGTGCCAGGCCCGACCGGATCAGGCCGCGGGCGGCGGCGATCGCGCGTTCGCGCAGCTCGCGATAGGGCAGGACCGCGGTCAACTCGCCGCGTGCCGAATAGAAGTTGAAACCGGTGTCGCCACGGGCCGCATAGTCCAGGCCTTCGGTGAAGGTGCCGAACGGACCGGGATGGAATGGCAGATCGCGGCTGATGCTGGGGGTGGGATGCATCTCTGACGGAAAAGCGATGGGGCGCGCTGAACGCTTAGGGTCGGTCCGGATGACGGGCGGCGACCGGGCGCGGGCGCTGGCTCTTAGCAAATCGGCCGGGTGGGAACAAGGCCGGCCGCCTCCAGCCCCAGCCCTCTGTCTCACAGGGGCCAGCTTGACGGGCGGGGGCGGCGCGCGCAAGAAAGCGCCGCCGCTCGGGATTTCATTGCCGATCGGTTCGGAAGGACAAGGCATGATCTCGGTGGGGCTGGTCGGCTATGGCCATTGGGGGCCGAACCTGCTGCGCAATCTGGCGGCCCACCCGGCCTTCCATGTTGTCGCAGCATCGGACCATCGCGCCGAAAGACGCGCCGCCGCGCTCCAGGCCGCGGCCGGCATCGCGCTTTACCAGGACGGCGCGGCCTTGATCGACCATCACCGGGGGCTGGATGCGGTCGCGATCGCGAGCCCGGTCTCCACTCATTTCGACCTGGCCCGGCGCGCGCTCGAACGCGGCCTCCATGTGCTGGTGGAAAAGCCGCTCTGCACCCGTTCGGAGGAAGGCAAGGCGCTGGTCGCGATCGCCGCCCGGCAGAATCGCGTCCTCATGGTCGACCACACGCTGCTCTTCACCGGCGCCGGCCGCGCGATCCGCGCCTTGCGGCAGGGCGACCGGCTGGGGCGCGTGACCTATTACGACGCCCAGCGCCTCAATCTGGGCCTGTTCCAGCCGGATGTGAACGTGCTGTGGGATCTGGGCCCGCATGATCTTTCGCTGCTGGCGGATCTGAAGGACGAGATCCCGGTCCATGTCGAGGCCAGCGGGCATAGCCACGTCAATCCGGGCGTTCCCGACATCGTCCATGCCTCGCTGCGTTTCGCCTCGGGCTGGATGGCGCATTTCCACTGGAGCTGGATGTCGCCGGAGAAGGTACGCCGCACCGTCATCGGCGGCAGCGACCGGATGCTGGTCTGGGACGAGTTTGCGACCGACGGCGCGCTCAAGCTCTATGATCGCGGCATCGACCTGCCGGCCGGACGCGGAGATCGTGCGATTCTCCCGGGCTACCGGACCGGAGGATGGGAAACGCCGGCGACGGAACCCGGCGAGGCCCTGCAACGCCTCGTCGGTCATTTCGCCGACGTGATCCACGGCCGCGTCGCCTCGATCGCGGATGGACCCCGCGGCGTTCGCGTTCTGCAATTGCTGGAGCGGATCCAGGCGGCGCTCGCCCGCAACGGGGTTGCGCAGAACAACCGCAGCGGTTCTCAGAAAAATCATTTAACATATTGAAATATAATGCTATTAATTCGCTCCCTCCGCTTCCGCAGGAAGTTGAGGTTCGGCGGCGGAGCGGATCCTGTGACGCCGTTGCGGTTCGGCGCAACCGAAGGCGCCGCGCCGTCGCCACCACGCCGACATCCCATGACCGCGTTCCTATCGGAATCGGGCGATAAAAATCACGAGCACTACCCACACGGCCATGCAGCGGTCACAATTTCATGGTGGCCTGCGCAGCAGAGGGCGCTTCGCGGTCGCGAATGACGCCGTTCATCACGAGGGGATCATGAATTTCGTTCGTTGCCTTGCACTCGGCCTCGCGCTCGCGCTGCCGGCGCTGTCCGCATGGGCTCAAGACATGCCGATCGCCACCCAGGCGGCCGACCGCTATCAGTCGGACATCCAGCAGCGCTACAAGAGCGGCTCGGACCCCGACAAGGCCGATGCGCTGCGGATCGCGGGCGAAACGGCCGAGCAGGCGGGGCAGACCGGCGTCGCCATCTCCAATTACGAGCAGGCGGTGGCCTTCGGCGGCGCCGACTATGAGATCTGGCATTCGCTGGCGAAGCTGAACCGCGACCAGCAATCCTTCGACCAGGCGGTGGGGGCCGGCTGGCTGGCCTATCAGGCGGCCGAGACGCCCGAGGACCGGGCCGCGGCCCTCGATATCGCGGCGAGCGCGCTGCGCTCGCTCGATCAGCCCGAAGAGGCGCTGGCGGCCTATCAGCTCGCGCTCGACCAAACCCCGGACGATTCCAACCTCAAGGACCGCGTTGCCGAGCTCACCGACCTGATCGGCCTCAAGCTCGACACCGTCGATGTCGAGCGCACCGGCGACAGCCCGAACATCTGCCTGCGCTTTACCGCCAACCTGCTCGACCCCAAGCAGGTGCATTACAAGGACTATGTGACGGTGACACCGGCCTTCGAGCCGAGCTTCATCGCCTCCGGCAACCAGCTTTGCATCACCGGCGGCGCCTACGGCACCGACTATGACGTCGCGCTCAAGACCGGCTTCCCGTCGGCCGAGCGCAAAAGCCTGATGCAGGGCCAGACCGTTTCCGTTCCTGGCGGCGTGCGCGATCCCTCGCTGGGTTTCGACAGCAACACCTATGTGCTGCCGCGGACCGGCGGGCAGGGCGTGCCGCTGGTCAGCGTCAATTACGAGAGCGCCAAGCTCGAGCTCCTGCGCATCAACGACCGCAACCTGATCCGCCAGATCACGGACGGGCGGTTTCTGCGCGTCCTCGACGGTTATGACCGCAACGACATCGCCAACAATCTGGGTGAGACGGTCTGGACGGGCGTGGTGGAGATCGAATCCAAGCCCAACCAGCGGGTGGTGACAGCGGTTCCGATCGACCAGATCCTGCCTTCGACTAAGCCGGGCGTTTATCTGCTCATGGCGGCACCGCCGGAGCAGACCAACGCCGACGACTGGGCCCAGCAGGCGACCCAGTGGCTCATCGTCACCGACATGGGCATGACCTCGATGAGCGGGGCGGACGGGCTCAACCTGTTCGTCCGTTCGCTGCAGGACGGCGAGGCGCTGCGCAAGGTCGAGGTCAATCTGATTGCGCGCAACAACGACATCCTGGCCTCGACCGAAACCGACCGCGACGGACTGGC
The nucleotide sequence above comes from Hypericibacter terrae. Encoded proteins:
- the lptG gene encoding LPS export ABC transporter permease LptG, with translation MRTLVGYVSRMLLMQFALMLFGFTALLQLLDLLNNTSKLFARHGLSLGSILHYVWLRLPDLAAFLFPFSVLIAALLVLSRLAQSAEVMAMKAAGLSYWRILACFLPAAFLIAGLHFLVADQIAPVAARAMEDWNAEAVDFSADNDKDTPSAVWARDGYTLVRVVVVLDRGRSLSGITIFERDSASQFQERIVAGRAEFRDGGWDLFQVERTVIGGSGATEIVRQDQWRWQTNLSPQHFSDLAATPASLSLRELHNFAANENVGSRPVYYYETWFNKRLALPIMTLIMLLLAAPVAQSLRRQSGAGLGFMVGVGMGFLYFIADGILQSLGESGMLPPLLAAWSSVILFAAIGITALIKIEGY
- the lptF gene encoding LPS export ABC transporter permease LptF is translated as MKLLDRYILAKTLWPLIATVSIALVALLMEQTVRLLDLVVNKGGPLSLILRMLANLIPHYLGIALPAAFFIGVLLAVSRLSSESELDAMHASGVPLHRMIAPLMMFAVLLVIFGTIIVGFLQPYTRYGYRALIYLVTETAWYSALEKGAFFSGFGNSTILVDDISEGGRRLTGIFVYQDKSTGGSVTTTAQTGYVVRSQTDDQLVLKLEQGARIDTDGPNKKINALTFARFELPLDIALAPEPYRIRGASEREQTLPELWHNVWTLPKTDPMYYAVHAELHERLVRIATYLFLPLLAFPLGSSTRRTRRGTGIAVGIVLIVIFYYLLQFGHDVSANGRLSPWISLWLPFFVYAGFSSWAFWEANVSPGHNFVETVLARIESLFDNVRQIGRRRKAPA
- a CDS encoding metallophosphoesterase family protein, with product MFTLAHLSDPHLSEWPMPAPGALLSKRVLGFLSWQLRRRFIHRRAVLDRVVADLAQSRADHVAVTGDITNISLPREFENAAAWLQRIGPPDRVSVIPGNHDRYVELPWSKHLALWDAYMTGDVQTGEAERFPYLRRRGPLALIGLSSAEPMPYNSAAGHLGPEQLARLAAMLPALEAEGLFRVVLIHHPPQARATHDRKALIDAAAFRGLLAQKGAELVLHGHTHRAHLDHLAGPQGRIPVLGVPSASAMPHGGKPAGGYHLYRVTRAGSGWDIEIETRALPQKGAGLEITGRFRLAGQLS
- the spt gene encoding serine palmitoyltransferase; protein product: MGLFDRFASIEQAHTDVKARVDDPFGVRMDRMLSATEAVIGNRPTILVGTNNYLGLTFDPACVEAAHKALDAYGTGTTGSRIANGSYAPHRDLETELADFYGRRHCMVFTTGYQANLGIISTLAGPQDFLLIDADSHASIYDACRLGTATVVRFKHNDAEDLDKRLRRLADEPGNKVVVTEGIYSMLGDQAPLKEMAEVKRKHGAWMVLDEAHSMGVLGATGRGLAEEQGVEADMDFIVGTFSKSLGAVGGFCVSDHPQFDLLRIVCRPYMFTASLPPSVVASATEALRQIRKRPELRTQLWENVATLYNGFARHGFSLGPQMGPVVAIKLPSPDLAVGFWRALLDRGIYVNLALPPATPQGTALLRCSVCAAHTRAQLDKVVAVTAAIGREFGVIGAADLRAAG
- a CDS encoding acyl carrier protein, encoding MGLMEREDVAVFEQVVNLLEPFRKADNVINRETDISQDLKLDSLAVMDLMMELEEKFDVTIPLNLVAEIRTVGDLAEAIRRR
- a CDS encoding NAD-dependent epimerase/dehydratase family protein, producing the protein MGRLAAVTGASGFVGGAVVSELDRRGWRLRLLIRRQPPRLILPNQTPEVVIGDLADNIALNQLVTGADAVLHIAGVVKAHDREGFMRGNAEPTGRLAGIAARQPTPPHFVLMSSLAAREPALSPYCASKRAAEDLLKAVAGPMPWTILRPTAVYGPGDREFLPFFKTVKRGIAPRPPGAIRRLSLIHVEDLGRFAAASAGSAVARGQTWELDDGATEGHSWNDLTAAAARALGTHARALTIPKAFLTVMARGNALKAAWTGKPQMLVPHKLPEVLHADWLCHHGPPADAGTEWQPQWAIGPGFAETVRWYRQEGWL
- a CDS encoding fatty acyl-AMP ligase, with the translated sequence MHPTPSISRDLPFHPGPFGTFTEGLDYAARGDTGFNFYSARGELTAVLPYRELRERAIAAARGLIRSGLARGARMVLIADTVPDFMVLFAACQYAGLLPVPVALPTGLGGRDSYIATLRRQIQSCGAAAAMAPAELLDYLKEAAAGTSATVVGSAAEFLALPDDGAELRPFAADESCYLQFSSGSTRFPKGIDVPQRALMANAHAIAIDGLGLVPGDRAVSWLPLYHDMGLVGFMLSPLLSQVTVDYLATRDFARRPLMWPTLISQNRATLSYSPTFGYDLCSRRVSEGRLATPDLDLSCWRIAGIGGDMIQPHVLERFGAAFASCRFDPKAFLPSYGMAEAVLAISFSPRNQGMLTDAVDRGRLAEEGRAVPADPRSDDSRRFVLCGRPLTGHVAEIRGEDGEVLPDRMIGRLFVKGPSLMAGYYGQPEETARVLSADGWLDTGDLGYSLDGALVITGRAKDLIIIAGRNIWPQDLEWSVEESLDLKRNDACAFSIEGPEGQEQVVMLVVSRQTDAAERETLRQGAQSLLQRAHGIEARIALVGPRDIPHTSSGKIARARAKAAYLAGHFQEGGADAAPSR
- a CDS encoding Gfo/Idh/MocA family protein: MISVGLVGYGHWGPNLLRNLAAHPAFHVVAASDHRAERRAAALQAAAGIALYQDGAALIDHHRGLDAVAIASPVSTHFDLARRALERGLHVLVEKPLCTRSEEGKALVAIAARQNRVLMVDHTLLFTGAGRAIRALRQGDRLGRVTYYDAQRLNLGLFQPDVNVLWDLGPHDLSLLADLKDEIPVHVEASGHSHVNPGVPDIVHASLRFASGWMAHFHWSWMSPEKVRRTVIGGSDRMLVWDEFATDGALKLYDRGIDLPAGRGDRAILPGYRTGGWETPATEPGEALQRLVGHFADVIHGRVASIADGPRGVRVLQLLERIQAALARNGVAQNNRSGSQKNHLTY